Genomic DNA from Coregonus clupeaformis isolate EN_2021a chromosome 26, ASM2061545v1, whole genome shotgun sequence:
ataactctctgaggatctgaaaaaaagttcattgagggaactatgaatgccaacatgtactgtgacatactgaagcagagcatgatcccctccattcggagactgggccgcagggcagtattccaacatgataacgaccccaaacacatctccaagacgaccactgccttgctaaagaagctggactggccaagcatgtctccagacctaaaccctattgagcatctgtggggcatcctcaaacggaaggtggaggagtgcaaggtctctaacatccaccagctccgtgatgtcgtcatggaggagtggaagaggactccagtggcaacctgtgaagctctggtgaactccatgcccaagagggttaaggcagtgctggaaaatgatggtggccacacaaaatattgacactttgggcccaatttggacattttcacttaggagtgtactcacttttgttgccagcggtttagacattaatggctgtgtgttgtgttattttgaggggacagcaaatgtacactgttatacaagctgtacactcactactttacattgtagcaaagtgtcatttcttcagtgttgtcacatgaaaagatatactcatatttacaaaaatgtgaggggtgtactcacttttgtgagatactgtatataccagAATCTTCCACTTTCAATAAACATAAGCAAGCAATGGCTTGTAAAATGCTTGAACAATCTATGTAGAGAGGTAGCTATATTCTTAGGGGCTGCCAGTAAGCTTAGGGCTAAAAGGCTTAGCTCAGCCCACCTTCGTATTCAGCTTTGATGCGAAGAGTTTCATCTGGTCCTTTGTGTGCCGAGGTGACTCTGAGGTCACAGGGGATTCCGTAGGAGCCACAGGCCTTCCTGATCTTCTCACAGTGGGCCAGGTCAGAGATGGAGCCCATCAGAACCACCACTCTGCCACTGGCCTGGGGCTCCAGCAGCCGCTAGACAAAAACACACTGCCTGTTAGCCTCTACTGAATGCCTGGGCTAAACTATTCCACAATGGGCTGTACTTGTACCGTGTCTGTATGTCATTGCATGACAGATTAGAACAAACTGGGTTAAGTTGACAGAGGTTGTGAGTATGCATATCTGAGGTTGCTAGGGTTGATCAAAGACAGAGGTCACAAAAGGTTGAGTGCTGGGATTCACCTGAGAGTCTGATAATGTCTAGGTGATAACACTGGAATGGAACACAATCAACAGACACAACCAGTTAATGTTAAACTACCCGAtcctcaatcattacggtatgtTGATTCAACACAAACACTAGTGCTTGTCCTCATGATAACAGATACAGCTGGTCAGCTCAGGCTCTTTTAGGCTAGAGGGCAAAAGGGCACAGGAGTAGTGGGATACACAAGGCTAGCCTACCTTCACTCTTTCAGAAACCCACTCAAAGTTCCTCTTCACCATCTGCATAGCTTCAGGAGTCACCTCCTTTAGGTCCCGGTACAcctgcagaggagaggagagcaaacAGGTTTACACTACAGCTAACGTGGTGGAACTCAAAATCTGAGGTGGTTAAATAATGGCAACATTAGCATTTTTCCATAAAGGGATGGCAGGATAGGAGAATTGGACAGAGCTATGCAGGAGATCACCTCACCTGCTTGTCTTTCTGCTGACTCCGATCTCCCGCTGGCCAGAGCCTCCAGGAGTCATTGTCAATCACGTCAGCAAGCACAATCTCTTTAGTGCTCACATTCACGCCAAACTCAATCtgtcaaaaaatataaaaaaacattcAAAAGCTATGCAGTTTTAAGGGAAGACAAATTCAAAATGCCCCAACATGACTTCCACATCTAACTAGTAGCACTGTGGTACCTCCCCTGACCAGCAGAGGGTGGCGCAGAGCCGCATACCTTCATGTCTACAAGGGTGCAGTTCTGGGTGGCCCAGGCCCTCTCCAGGACCTCAAAGATGGCAACAGTGCTGCGGTTCATGATGTCCACCTCACAGCGGCCAATGGTGAGCCCAGCCAGAGATAACTTAGTCTCCAGCAGCTGCTCCTCCGACCATTGAGGGTCATTGTTGGCGTCATCCTGAGACAAACACAAATGGTGACCAAGATTTCAGACATTGATGTAAACTGTAAAACACAGCAATATTTGAATGAAGGTGATGAGTTGATGCACCTAACTTTCAATGTTGTCACCTGAGTGGACAATGAATGTGTGCAAATCAAACTGGTAGATTGGATTACGGGAGAGGATATTTTTCTACTGGGCATGATTGGACATAGAAATATACACACACCTTGAAGAACATTTCCATTTTCAGAGGGGAGAACCTGTAGCCCTCCTTGACCCCTGGGTTCCTCTTGAGGAAGGATCCGGTGGCCACCCTCCGACAGACCCACTCGATTGGGATCATCTCACAGTGGGCCGCCACGAACGCCGTCTCCGACTGCTGCCTCACAAAGGCTGTCTTAATGCCTGAGGGATAGGGACACCACAAGGTCTTACTCAGCCATTGATGATTAAACAGATGCACTACTACACGAAGGAAGCCAATTAACAGCCAGTCATATATGCCATTGtcttagatgaaggggaggaaacagggcTGGGCCACATTCTGTTTGATTAAAAGAAGGGTGTCTGAGTTGCAAGGAATTCATTTCCACGGTTAGGCTTACTCCATTTATTTTAAAATTGCTGCAACATGGAGTTATTTCTGAACAGGTAGTgtttactcccgagtggcgcagtgttctaaggcactgcattgcagtgctagctgtgccactagagatcctggttcgaatccaggctctgtcgtagctggccgcgaccgggagacccatggggcggcgcacaattggtccagggtaggggagggaatggccggcagggatgtagttcagttggttgcaacgccagggttgtgggttcgattcccacggggggtatgaaaaaataaatacaaataataataatgtattcactaactgtaagtcgctctggataagagcgtctgctaaatgactaaaatgtaaaatgtttattaACATACTAGACTATTGTGATTTCAAGGTCAAACAGGAATGCAACATGACCTGGATACTCAGGACAGCTGGCCACTGTGGTCAGTTATGGACAGAACAGTCACTGATAATAGCTGTTTGTTTGCATTCTAGCCTGCGGACGAATCCATTCATGAATGTTGGCACACTTTACTGTCCCAGAGAAGGACAATGTATATTTCTCACAGATCCAAAAAGCTTTCAAATTGATTACAAAACAATCGGATGTTCTCGACACTTGAAAGGATGAGAGGAGGTATGGTGGAGGGCACGTCTAAACGAGTTATCACACGCACCCACACATGTATACCCAAACGaatcatcacatttacattttagtcattagcaTTTACTAAGTTAAATCATGAATAATTGAAAACATTGTAGCCTGAAGACTCACCCGCCTCCCGCAGTAGCTTGAAAACACAACTCGTGGTTCTGTTTGCTATCGCGGCCTTGCCCTCCATCTGGTCCTTCCTCGCCGCATTCCCTGCTGTGATTTGGTCCTTGGACTGGACCAAAACATGTCCTGGCTCATCCGCGAGCTCGAAGATCTGCTTGGTCTTTCCCTCATTTAGTTTACGTCCCAGTTTCAGCTCTTCAAAAACAGAAAACGAAGACAAACAGTGAGTAACCCCCAACATTGGTGAATCGGTTTTTACAGTAGAAATCCGATTGCATCGTCACTTCAACTATCCATCTGACTTCAAATTACTTGATGCGCCGTTTtgtaactgaacaaaaataagtaATAGGCCTACAAGTTCTACTTTAGTGGAAAACATACCTGATGGAGACGCCATGTTGGAAGATAATTTGCAACCCTGAAAAATAAAGCAAGCAAAAATAGATTAAATCAACACCCAAAATATCGTATTTAGAATTTTCGCAACTTCACCTGCAACCCGTAGAAAAGTTAGTACAGAAAGAGGACTGTGCACTGAGAGAGTTTTGCATGGCCTGGTTCCCCGGTTGGGCGGAGTTAGTCTATTTTAGACCAGATCAGAGTAATGAAAGCCTCACCacgtgggggggagagagaaataaaCGCTCTGCTACTCATCACTACATATATCAGCGAGACAAGGGCTTATTTGTCAGAAAAGTCGTGTCTTTAAAAAAATTACGTAGTATCTCTTGAATACTTTCAAATAAATCTCAATGCACCTTTATCACACAAAAACAGGGCGAATGATTGCATATCTTGGACTAGCTGACATTATCAGTCAGCCATAAAATCGATATTTTTTTGCATTTGTAAATTGCAGGCCTAGTACTTTCGCAATTTGCCACAGAGGATTCCGTCTTGTCCGGGGGCTGTCAACTCGAAGTACATTTTAGCGAGTCAATTCAATAGGCTTGAAACTTCAAACAAAGCATCCCTATTTTTTTTGTAGCCCTGTACTAGGTTGAGCCCGTCTGTGTAGACGCTAACTAGCAAGAGGAAGCATACTCTCCCGCTAGCTCTATTGTCAACACGTGGCCAGTGTTTAAGCGTGGAAGTGCGTGCTGCGAGTGTGAAGTACACAAACTCGAGACGCTCAGGGAACTGAAGTATGAGCGAGTTCGAAGAATCTGGCATCGGAGAAGAGTGCGGAGTGTTTGGCTGTGTTGCAGCAGGAGAATGGCCAACACAACTAGAAGTTGCCCAAGTGTTAACTTTGGGACTTATAGCGCTACAGCACAGGTGAGTTGATGTTTTCTAGCTAGCACGTTTACATAGCCATCCGCTAATCACATATTCCGACTATCTTTCCCATAATTGATTATACACTGTTTTATCAAACACTCAACCCTATGGTGCAACTTTCACTGAGAAAATGCATGGTAGGGAGTGGTCAATTTCTCAAAACAACACATGGTGTGACGTCAAACGTTCCATGATCACGGCTTGCTATATTGTACATCGAAGTGTTACTTTGTTTCCGGTGAAAGTATGGACATCTCGTCCTTGGATTCCAGACTAGCTCTGATACATTTCTCCAATGGAGACTCAACTCAATATCTTTAGTAAAGGCATTGTGTGCCACAACTTTCAGACTCCTATTGTATACAACAGTCAACTGGTTACAATGACGCCAAAACAATTTTTCACATTTGGACGTGATTAGGCCTACCTGTTTTTCTCGGATTGAGTCAGAGGCTGCCATGGAGCAGACTGAGTTGATCTCTATAATAGGAATGTATTGATCCTCCTCCTCTTTGTACTGTAAATCAATACTCTCAGCACAGCTGCCCCCAGTATCATGTCTTTTCACAGGTCTACGGGTATctaaagaaaacaacaacaatggGTCAATACATCAGAGAttgagttacatttacatttgagtcatttagcagacgctcttatccagagcgacttacagttagtgaatacattttttttttttatactgcccccccgtgggaatcaaacccacaaccctggcgttgcaaacgccatgctctatcaactgagctacatccctgccggccattccctcccctaccctggacgacgccgcccatgagtctcccggtcgcggccggctgcgacagagcctggattcgaaccaggatctctagtggcacagttagcactgcgatgcagtgccttagaccactgcgccactcaggagttgagGGGTTAAATGCCTTTACACGCTTTTTACTGAGTGTAGAAGTCTGTGACACATGGGCTGCCTGTGCCCAATTATGATATTTTTCCCACAAATTATTGgatctgaaaaatatctgatgtgaaaagatcagatgtgattggtcaaaagacgaaTTTAGTGGGGGGAAAAATCTGAATTGAGCTGCCTGTGTGAATGCTGCCATGATGTACAAAAGAGGAATCTGCCACAGATTCTTGACCTTGGTCCTCTCGAATTGATTGTGCTGATGTGCTCTGAGAGAATATTTCAAAATGTCTACAAAATAATGTGATCTATTTAGATTGACGACAGATTGTAATCTTTATCTTACTGAAAACACTATTCTACTTTTTGAACACATGGATACACAGAATCCAAATTGCAGTTTTGTAAAGGCCAATGTTTTtgccttttctcagcagtttgcTTACTCCTTACCAACCCACTCTCTCATGATTTGATTAGGAGACTCATTGGCAATTCACTGGACTGACTCACTCAGTCACACCGTCCATCGTTAGTCTGTTACTGAGCCTTTGGTCACGTGTGGATTTTAAAATTAGATAGGACATTCTCGTGATGTGAGAAACATAATTGTTAAGGGAGGAGGTACAATTTAAACCTTGATCCAAAGCTTTCCTCTTCAGCTCTCTTTTTGCTGTCAGGTCCTCTTTTTTATCCATCTCAGCATTGCCTGTAAGGAACCAATAGGCATATGACAAATCACTGTTAATGCACAATATCAGAACTGCTTTTCCTCCACCAGGTTCTACTGTCTCCAACTACCAGCTTTGGGGCTGATGGGGGGTTCATTTTGAATCTGAGAAATTAGCTTGTTATTGTCAACGAAATAGAGATGTGGGATATGTCTGAAGATGTAATGGCTTGAGTTAGGTGTTTGCTATCTTTTATAGGGTCACCACTAAATGATTTTGAGTGACCTTAGGTTTATCTACAATGGCTATCTGAGTCACTTTATTACCTGTGTATGTTCGTTTGTCCTCATTCCTGGGGATAACCTCATATCTTTGAGCTGTGTAAGAGTTAACTGGATGAGTCCTCTCTTCATGTCCCATTCTTGCAGTTGCTCTATCTGACATCATGAAAATGGCATCTTTGCCATCATCATTCCCCATCATGGCTGCCCCAGCCAAAATGGCGCCAGCCTCTGCTTGTTCCTCATATCCCATGGCAGGTCCACTATCCGACCTGGTCAAAATGGCATCCACCTCATCATAGAACCTCATAAGGTGGCGTGGGTCCGTGCCGTCAGCCCTGCCCCTCTGCAGGGAGCGGTACAGGTACTTGAGATTCTTGTATTTGGTGTGACACTGCTTCCAGTCGCGCTCCACCCCCTGCTGCAGTAGCCGGCAGGAGATCTGCACAAATATGTCCCTCTTCCTGGTGGAGCTCTGCAGCTGCCTGCACACGCCCTCTTCAGACCACACCTGGATCAGTGCACGCACCTCCTGGTCACTCCAGTTCCGTCCTGTATCAGACACCGTTACCACATGGAACTGCTCAGAGCTAGACTGGTCCAGTGGTGATATATGGGCTTCTAGTAGGGTGGGAGACAGAATAGTGAGTGGAGTGGGTAATGGGCATAgctatgacatttcagaaggcATTTCTATTGTAGGTTATTTGATTACACATACCTGATTCCCTTTGATTTTGGTCTGTGTCCAGCTCGTAATCGTCACTATTGTCATCTGAAAGAGACATTGTTCTAGAACTGTAAAAAGTAGAACTAAGACTAGGCAATGTATTCCTCCAGTATCTCATC
This window encodes:
- the paics gene encoding multifunctional protein ADE2 isoform X2, with product MERGAGRQRGGEEETVEVEETGAAGQWGEAEVLALLSVWGELGAAQHSGVSSRDAFECISEQLRGLSVLRDWRECQAQCRRLGLQARKAESPGTFTNYNQGAAAMMDAQMTPSDLEEEDLTSEKEAHSSLVTMQEGGPCQILHGALPYAQCMGPEGGRHWTDEEVRALLCVWSDRHVRQRLKGTLRNKAIFQEMARRMQRGFGVVRNWKQCRTKYKNLKYEYKMAKSAQAAAGSSGSGPGRYMKFFDEMEAILLDSGFDGKDGHQDMQRRGPEVDQGAGRLETLGGQTQSRAPKGDLVIEIDDDNSDDYELDTDQNQRESEAHISPLDQSSSEQFHVVTVSDTGRNWSDQEVRALIQVWSEEGVCRQLQSSTRKRDIFVQISCRLLQQGVERDWKQCHTKYKNLKYLYRSLQRGRADGTDPRHLMRFYDEVDAILTRSDSGPAMGYEEQAEAGAILAGAAMMGNDDGKDAIFMMSDRATARMGHEERTHPVNSYTAQRYEVIPRNEDKRTYTGNAEMDKKEDLTAKRELKRKALDQDTRRPVKRHDTGGSCAESIDLQYKEEEDQYIPIIEINSVCSMAASDSIREKQGCKLSSNMASPSELKLGRKLNEGKTKQIFELADEPGHVLVQSKDQITAGNAARKDQMEGKAAIANRTTSCVFKLLREAGIKTAFVRQQSETAFVAAHCEMIPIEWVCRRVATGSFLKRNPGVKEGYRFSPLKMEMFFKDDANNDPQWSEEQLLETKLSLAGLTIGRCEVDIMNRSTVAIFEVLERAWATQNCTLVDMKIEFGVNVSTKEIVLADVIDNDSWRLWPAGDRSQQKDKQVYRDLKEVTPEAMQMVKRNFEWVSERVKRLLEPQASGRVVVLMGSISDLAHCEKIRKACGSYGIPCDLRVTSAHKGPDETLRIKAEYEGDGVPTVFVAVAGRSNGLGPVMSGNTAYPVINCPPITPNWGAQDIWSSLRMPSGLGCSTVLSPEAAAQFAAQIFGLSDHMVWSKLRASMLNTWLSLKQADKKLQACSL
- the paics gene encoding multifunctional protein ADE2 isoform X1, which encodes MERGAGRQRGGEEETVEVEETGAAGQWGEAEVLALLSVWGELGAAQHSGVSSRDAFECISEQLRGLSVLRDWRECQAQCRRLGLQARKAESPGTFTNYNQGAAAMMDAQMTPSDLEEEDLTSEKEAHSSLVTMQEGGPCQILHGALPYAQCMGPEGGRHWTDEEVRALLCVWSDRHVRQRLKGTLRNKAIFQEMARRMQRGFGVVRNWKQCRTKYKNLKYEYKMAKSAQAAAGSSGSGPGRYMKFFDEMEAILLDSGFDGKDGHQDMQRRGPEVDQGAGRLETLGGQTQSRAPKGDLVIEIDDDNSDDYELDTDQNQRESEAHISPLDQSSSEQFHVVTVSDTGRNWSDQEVRALIQVWSEEGVCRQLQSSTRKRDIFVQISCRLLQQGVERDWKQCHTKYKNLKYLYRSLQRGRADGTDPRHLMRFYDEVDAILTRSDSGPAMGYEEQAEAGAILAGAAMMGNDDGKDAIFMMSDRATARMGHEERTHPVNSYTAQRYEVIPRNEDKRTYTGNAEMDKKEDLTAKRELKRKALDQGLNYTRRPVKRHDTGGSCAESIDLQYKEEEDQYIPIIEINSVCSMAASDSIREKQGCKLSSNMASPSELKLGRKLNEGKTKQIFELADEPGHVLVQSKDQITAGNAARKDQMEGKAAIANRTTSCVFKLLREAGIKTAFVRQQSETAFVAAHCEMIPIEWVCRRVATGSFLKRNPGVKEGYRFSPLKMEMFFKDDANNDPQWSEEQLLETKLSLAGLTIGRCEVDIMNRSTVAIFEVLERAWATQNCTLVDMKIEFGVNVSTKEIVLADVIDNDSWRLWPAGDRSQQKDKQVYRDLKEVTPEAMQMVKRNFEWVSERVKRLLEPQASGRVVVLMGSISDLAHCEKIRKACGSYGIPCDLRVTSAHKGPDETLRIKAEYEGDGVPTVFVAVAGRSNGLGPVMSGNTAYPVINCPPITPNWGAQDIWSSLRMPSGLGCSTVLSPEAAAQFAAQIFGLSDHMVWSKLRASMLNTWLSLKQADKKLQACSL
- the paics gene encoding multifunctional protein ADE2 isoform X3, yielding MASPSELKLGRKLNEGKTKQIFELADEPGHVLVQSKDQITAGNAARKDQMEGKAAIANRTTSCVFKLLREAGIKTAFVRQQSETAFVAAHCEMIPIEWVCRRVATGSFLKRNPGVKEGYRFSPLKMEMFFKDDANNDPQWSEEQLLETKLSLAGLTIGRCEVDIMNRSTVAIFEVLERAWATQNCTLVDMKIEFGVNVSTKEIVLADVIDNDSWRLWPAGDRSQQKDKQVYRDLKEVTPEAMQMVKRNFEWVSERVKRLLEPQASGRVVVLMGSISDLAHCEKIRKACGSYGIPCDLRVTSAHKGPDETLRIKAEYEGDGVPTVFVAVAGRSNGLGPVMSGNTAYPVINCPPITPNWGAQDIWSSLRMPSGLGCSTVLSPEAAAQFAAQIFGLSDHMVWSKLRASMLNTWLSLKQADKKLQACSL